A single window of Neisseria sp. KEM232 DNA harbors:
- a CDS encoding surface lipoprotein assembly modifier, producing the protein MPKRLPFLLLLATLSAARADELPNPAARSALSQPDTRFDLTGSDELPAPASAPESSVSQNGGTLTCSNPEELLQHPGLLHRALSSSVIAANTAAIKLLLPVYRRLPEGQDPVLLETAEGMAAQSDGRYREAVRRLQNARRQMPDAFLVRLRLAQALKDDRRNVSAQAHYTNLLAPPDLDPQTRAALQSQLDEIRSRSRWTPRLSANYTRDNNVNNAAKEHTLRYGNGEWTLPAPEKARGLSYSAGLARDFNLADNLLLRSETDLYGKFYWDNHRYNDLTVRTALGAAYQSGRSEAALLPYYERRWYGTEPYSRETGLRAEWQRSLSPRHRLAAAAESDYQHYDTRKFLEGRNSSLSATWIFQHSPRQYFTLGANFSRKRARTDDAYHRRGIRASAVRVWGKGLGTALSAGYGRRYDAADFLAIRRDDKEYSASLSLWHKRLSLWGVTPRLVTVWQKTTSNHPLYGYRKANAYLQISKSF; encoded by the coding sequence ATGCCCAAACGCCTACCCTTCCTGCTCCTGCTTGCCACCCTGTCCGCAGCGCGTGCCGACGAGTTGCCGAACCCCGCCGCACGCTCCGCCCTCAGCCAACCCGACACCCGCTTCGACCTCACCGGCTCCGACGAACTGCCCGCCCCCGCATCCGCACCCGAGAGCAGCGTTTCCCAAAACGGCGGCACCCTCACATGCAGCAACCCCGAAGAACTGCTGCAACACCCCGGCCTGCTGCACCGCGCCCTCTCCTCCTCCGTCATCGCCGCCAACACCGCCGCCATCAAACTCCTCCTGCCCGTCTACCGCCGCCTGCCCGAAGGACAAGACCCCGTCCTGCTCGAGACGGCCGAAGGCATGGCCGCCCAAAGCGACGGCCGCTACCGCGAAGCCGTCAGGCGCCTGCAAAACGCCCGACGCCAAATGCCCGACGCCTTCCTCGTCCGCCTCCGTCTGGCGCAGGCACTGAAAGACGACCGCCGCAACGTCTCCGCACAAGCGCACTACACCAACCTGCTCGCTCCTCCCGACCTCGACCCCCAAACCCGCGCCGCCCTGCAAAGCCAGCTCGACGAAATCCGCAGCCGCAGCCGCTGGACGCCCCGCCTGAGCGCCAACTACACCCGCGACAACAACGTCAACAACGCCGCAAAAGAACACACCCTGCGCTACGGCAACGGCGAATGGACGCTGCCCGCCCCCGAAAAAGCCCGCGGCCTCTCCTACTCCGCCGGCCTCGCCCGCGACTTCAACCTCGCCGACAATCTGCTCCTGCGCAGCGAAACCGACCTCTACGGCAAATTTTATTGGGACAACCACCGCTACAACGATCTCACCGTCCGCACCGCCCTGGGCGCCGCCTACCAAAGCGGCCGCAGCGAAGCCGCCCTGCTCCCCTATTACGAGCGCCGTTGGTACGGTACCGAACCCTACTCCCGCGAAACCGGCCTGCGCGCCGAATGGCAGCGCAGCCTCAGCCCGCGCCACCGCCTCGCTGCCGCCGCCGAATCGGACTACCAGCACTACGACACGCGCAAATTCCTCGAAGGCCGCAACAGCAGCCTGTCCGCCACCTGGATATTCCAACACAGCCCGCGCCAATACTTTACCCTCGGCGCCAACTTCTCCCGCAAACGCGCCCGCACCGACGACGCCTACCACAGGCGCGGCATCCGCGCGTCCGCCGTGCGCGTCTGGGGAAAAGGACTCGGCACCGCCCTCTCCGCCGGCTACGGCCGCCGCTACGACGCCGCCGACTTCCTCGCCATCCGCCGCGACGACAAAGAATACTCCGCCTCCCTCTCCCTCTGGCACAAGCGCCTGAGCCTGTGGGGCGTCACCCCCCGCCTCGTCACCGTGTGGCAGAAAACCACAAGCAACCACCCGCTATACGGCTACCGCAAAGCCAACGCCTACCTGCAAATCAGCAAATCCTTCTGA
- a CDS encoding outer membrane beta-barrel protein: MKHLKLLPALTVSALALMSASAQAGMVSDAHGNVGYDTAAECDAAVQNGTARFYQSATHQKPLLHKGERSVATATLRDLGPQYALGACDIGVGRKFNRDGVARALQGKYVPYSPDMAVNVYSDAAGQPVRVSMQQCDNRFSDNVPRPVPMPERQPEPVAAPEPAPQPVPEPQAKSSVRPYVFGTLGALRDGYKYESAAETEQAHDTRFAGQVGAGVQFNELLGAEAFYQGGQKHRYRYDDGSNDEVRTQNHTYGARATVGGNVSDKFRLFGKAGVAGVKHKITDADGEKVSSKTKARPTVGVGMTYNFTDNLALRADYDYYFRKKESQTDGDKFTWKANHYLGAGLQYTF, encoded by the coding sequence ATGAAGCATTTGAAACTTCTTCCCGCCCTCACCGTTTCCGCCCTTGCCCTGATGTCGGCATCGGCGCAGGCGGGCATGGTCAGCGACGCGCACGGCAACGTCGGCTACGACACCGCCGCCGAGTGCGACGCCGCCGTTCAAAACGGCACGGCGCGTTTCTACCAGTCGGCCACCCATCAAAAACCGCTGCTGCACAAAGGCGAGCGCTCCGTCGCCACCGCCACTCTGCGCGATCTCGGCCCGCAGTACGCGCTGGGCGCGTGCGACATCGGCGTCGGCCGCAAATTCAACCGCGACGGCGTCGCCAGAGCCTTGCAGGGCAAATATGTGCCCTACAGCCCCGACATGGCGGTGAACGTTTATTCCGATGCTGCCGGGCAGCCCGTGCGCGTCAGCATGCAGCAGTGCGACAACCGCTTCTCCGACAACGTTCCGCGCCCCGTGCCGATGCCCGAGCGCCAGCCCGAGCCGGTTGCGGCGCCCGAACCCGCACCGCAGCCCGTACCCGAGCCGCAGGCCAAATCGTCCGTGCGCCCCTATGTGTTCGGCACATTGGGCGCGCTGCGCGACGGCTATAAATACGAAAGCGCCGCCGAAACCGAGCAGGCGCACGACACCCGCTTTGCCGGACAGGTCGGCGCGGGCGTGCAGTTTAACGAACTCTTGGGCGCGGAAGCCTTCTACCAGGGCGGCCAGAAACACCGCTACCGCTACGACGACGGCTCGAACGACGAAGTGCGCACGCAAAACCACACTTACGGCGCACGCGCCACCGTCGGCGGCAATGTGTCCGACAAATTCCGCCTGTTCGGCAAAGCGGGCGTGGCGGGCGTGAAGCACAAAATCACCGATGCCGACGGCGAAAAAGTCAGCTCGAAAACCAAAGCGCGCCCGACCGTGGGCGTGGGCATGACCTACAATTTCACCGACAACCTCGCCCTGCGTGCCGACTACGACTACTATTTCCGCAAGAAAGAGTCGCAAACCGACGGCGACAAGTTCACTTGGAAAGCCAACCACTACCTCGGCGCAGGTTTGCAGTACACATTCTGA
- the purH gene encoding bifunctional phosphoribosylaminoimidazolecarboxamide formyltransferase/IMP cyclohydrolase, which produces MSTVKIQRALISLSDKNGAVEFARALHEAGVEILSTGGTAALLADAGIPVIEVADYTGFPEMLDGRVKTLHPKIHGGILGRRDLAEHVAKMQEHGIGNIDLVAVNLYPFAATIAKPGCTLEDAIENIDIGGPTMVRSAAKNWKHVAIVTDNADFAAVIAELKSSDGLSDKTRFNLSRKAFSHTAQYDGMISNYLTSLSDDKLAGEPEIGEFPQQFNQSWLKVQEMRYGENPHQRAAFYRDVYPFSGCLSNYTQLQGKELSYNNIADADAAWEAVKSFDAPACVIVKHANPCGVAVADNTLAAYRLAYATDTTSAFGGIIAFNREVDGDTVKQITDNQFMEVLMAPKFTAEALEIAAAKKNVRVLEVPIDSGANRFELKRVGGGLLVQTPDIHRIRREDLKVVSKRQPTEQEWKDLLFVWNVAKYVKSNAVVFGKGGQTYGIGAGQMSRVDSTRIAARKAQDAGLDLNGACAASDAFFPFRDGVDVIAEQGIKAVIHPAGSVRDEEVFAAADEHGMAMVITGVRHFRH; this is translated from the coding sequence ATGTCCACCGTAAAAATCCAACGCGCCCTGATTAGTCTCTCCGACAAAAACGGCGCAGTCGAATTTGCCCGCGCCCTGCACGAAGCGGGCGTAGAAATCCTCTCCACCGGCGGCACCGCCGCGCTTTTGGCCGATGCGGGCATCCCCGTTATCGAAGTGGCCGACTACACCGGCTTCCCCGAAATGCTCGACGGCCGCGTGAAAACCCTGCACCCGAAAATCCACGGCGGCATCCTCGGCCGGCGCGATTTGGCCGAACACGTCGCCAAAATGCAGGAACACGGCATCGGCAACATTGACCTGGTGGCTGTAAACCTGTATCCCTTCGCCGCTACCATCGCCAAGCCCGGCTGCACGCTGGAAGACGCGATTGAAAACATCGACATCGGCGGCCCGACTATGGTGCGCTCGGCGGCGAAAAACTGGAAACACGTCGCCATCGTTACCGACAACGCCGACTTTGCTGCCGTGATTGCCGAGTTGAAATCTTCAGACGGCCTCAGCGACAAAACCCGCTTCAACCTGTCGCGCAAAGCGTTCAGCCACACCGCGCAATACGACGGCATGATTTCCAATTATCTGACTTCGCTGTCAGACGACAAACTCGCGGGCGAACCCGAAATCGGCGAATTTCCGCAGCAGTTCAACCAAAGCTGGCTCAAAGTGCAGGAAATGCGCTACGGCGAAAACCCGCACCAGCGCGCCGCGTTTTACCGCGACGTTTATCCTTTTTCAGGCTGCCTGTCGAATTACACCCAGCTTCAAGGCAAAGAGCTGTCCTACAACAACATCGCCGATGCCGATGCCGCGTGGGAAGCCGTCAAATCGTTTGACGCGCCCGCCTGCGTGATTGTGAAACACGCCAACCCCTGCGGCGTGGCCGTGGCCGACAACACGCTTGCCGCCTACCGCCTGGCCTACGCCACCGACACCACCAGCGCATTCGGCGGCATCATCGCGTTTAACCGCGAAGTCGATGGCGACACCGTGAAGCAGATTACCGACAACCAGTTTATGGAAGTGCTGATGGCGCCCAAGTTCACCGCCGAAGCGCTGGAAATCGCCGCCGCCAAGAAAAACGTGCGCGTGCTGGAAGTGCCGATTGACAGCGGCGCCAACCGCTTCGAGCTCAAACGCGTCGGCGGCGGCCTGTTGGTGCAAACGCCCGACATCCACCGCATCCGCCGCGAAGATTTGAAAGTCGTGTCCAAACGCCAACCCACCGAGCAGGAATGGAAAGACCTGCTGTTTGTGTGGAACGTGGCCAAATACGTCAAATCCAATGCCGTCGTGTTCGGCAAAGGCGGCCAAACCTACGGCATCGGCGCCGGCCAGATGAGCCGCGTCGATTCCACCCGCATCGCCGCCCGCAAAGCGCAGGACGCCGGCTTGGATTTAAACGGCGCGTGCGCAGCTTCGGACGCATTTTTCCCCTTCCGCGACGGTGTGGACGTGATTGCCGAACAGGGCATTAAAGCCGTCATCCACCCCGCAGGCTCGGTACGCGATGAAGAAGTGTTCGCCGCAGCGGATGAACACGGCATGGCGATGGTCATCACCGGCGTGCGCCACTTCCGCCATTAA
- the glnE gene encoding bifunctional [glutamate--ammonia ligase]-adenylyl-L-tyrosine phosphorylase/[glutamate--ammonia-ligase] adenylyltransferase — MNPIEYARRFSLFLARNLDSGRLNADILRVMTDKVLTAQDFHDFADWPGILAAEDEETLAQKLRELRRYVVAQIMVRDLNRISDLNEVTRTITLFADFAVNTALDFAYAYYRDMYGTPIGRYTGETQHLSVVAMGKAGGYELNVSSDIDLIFVYPESGDTNGRRERGNQEFFTKVGQKLIALLNDITADGQVFRVDMRLRPDGDSGTLVCSETALEQYLIAHGREWERYAWCKGRVVTPHANGIAALVRPFVFRKYLDYGAYEAMRGLHSQIRAEVARKGMENNIKLGAGGIREIEFVAQIFQMIRGGQNRALQLKGTQETLAVLAEQGIMPSETAQTLLAAYRFLRDVEHRLQYWDDQQTQTLPHNPEQQQLLAESMGFDSYAAFSDGLNAHRAAVSAEFDNILAAPEEQNAARFAALWPNPPAEPDAPVYAQLAEAGFSPQAVAGRLNSLARSSRYRSLSPRSLRLFDTLVPQAAEAAAEYPRPDDTFFRLTDFLETVSRRPAYLAFLLEYPNELARVAALMSRSAWIAGYLQQHPALLDELLSAQLTESRPDWPQLRCELAAELDACEDAEAKMDALRRFRHARVFRLAVQDLAGKWTVEALSDQLSELADTILTLTLEHAWREMPKKHRQHPAFAVIGYGKLGGKELGYTSDLDLVYLYDDPHPDAAHTYARLANRLTNWLSAATGAGTLYQTDLRLRPDGDSGFIVHSLAAFEKYQRGHAWTWEHQALTRARFVCGDAAIQTAFERIRSDILTLPRDRAALKNDILAMREKIAAAHPPQDNDVKYARGGIVDVEFTVQYLILAHAREFPALLDNYGNIALLGTAAENGLADPTLCGRARRAYRRFRACQHSAVLDEAQTPAADSETLSAYTAVRALQRQVFGTDGEAEEAV; from the coding sequence ATGAACCCAATCGAATACGCCCGCCGCTTTTCGCTTTTTCTTGCCCGCAACCTCGATTCAGGCCGTCTGAATGCCGACATTCTGCGCGTCATGACGGATAAGGTGCTCACCGCGCAGGATTTTCATGATTTTGCCGACTGGCCGGGCATTTTGGCGGCGGAAGACGAAGAAACGCTGGCGCAAAAGCTGCGCGAATTGCGCCGCTATGTGGTGGCGCAGATTATGGTGCGCGATTTGAACCGCATCAGCGATTTAAACGAAGTTACCCGTACGATTACGCTGTTTGCCGATTTTGCCGTCAATACCGCGCTGGATTTTGCCTATGCCTATTACCGCGATATGTACGGCACGCCCATCGGCCGCTACACGGGCGAAACGCAGCATTTGAGCGTGGTGGCGATGGGCAAGGCGGGCGGCTATGAGTTGAACGTGTCGTCCGACATCGATTTGATTTTCGTCTATCCCGAATCGGGCGACACTAACGGGCGGCGCGAGCGCGGCAATCAGGAATTTTTCACCAAAGTGGGGCAGAAACTGATTGCGCTCTTGAACGACATCACCGCCGACGGCCAAGTGTTCCGCGTCGATATGCGCCTGCGGCCGGACGGCGACTCGGGCACGCTGGTGTGCAGCGAAACCGCGCTGGAGCAATACCTGATTGCCCACGGCCGCGAGTGGGAGCGTTATGCGTGGTGCAAAGGCCGCGTGGTCACGCCGCACGCCAACGGCATCGCGGCTTTGGTGCGGCCGTTTGTGTTCCGCAAATATCTCGATTACGGCGCATACGAAGCCATGCGCGGCCTGCACAGCCAAATTCGCGCCGAAGTCGCCCGCAAAGGCATGGAAAACAACATCAAACTCGGCGCGGGCGGCATCCGCGAAATCGAGTTTGTCGCGCAGATTTTCCAAATGATACGCGGCGGCCAAAACCGCGCCCTGCAACTGAAAGGCACGCAGGAAACGCTCGCCGTGTTGGCCGAACAGGGCATCATGCCGTCTGAAACCGCGCAAACGCTGCTGGCGGCCTACCGCTTTTTGCGCGATGTCGAACACCGCCTGCAATATTGGGACGACCAACAAACGCAAACCCTGCCGCACAACCCCGAACAGCAGCAATTGCTCGCTGAGAGCATGGGCTTTGACAGCTACGCCGCCTTTTCAGACGGCCTCAACGCCCACCGCGCCGCCGTGTCCGCCGAGTTCGACAACATCCTTGCCGCGCCCGAAGAACAAAACGCCGCCCGCTTCGCCGCCCTGTGGCCGAACCCGCCCGCCGAACCCGACGCCCCCGTTTACGCGCAACTGGCCGAAGCAGGCTTCTCGCCGCAGGCCGTGGCAGGCCGTCTGAACAGCCTCGCCCGCAGCAGCCGCTACCGCAGCCTGTCGCCGCGCAGCCTGCGCCTTTTCGACACCCTCGTGCCGCAGGCTGCCGAAGCCGCCGCCGAATACCCCCGCCCCGACGACACCTTCTTCCGCCTCACCGACTTTCTCGAAACCGTCAGCCGCCGCCCCGCCTACCTCGCCTTCCTGCTCGAATACCCCAACGAACTCGCGCGCGTCGCCGCCCTGATGAGCCGCAGCGCCTGGATAGCGGGCTACCTGCAACAACACCCCGCCCTCCTCGACGAACTGCTCAGCGCCCAACTCACCGAAAGCCGCCCCGACTGGCCGCAGCTGCGGTGCGAGTTGGCCGCCGAACTCGATGCCTGCGAAGACGCCGAAGCGAAAATGGACGCCCTGCGCCGCTTCCGCCACGCCCGCGTTTTCCGTCTCGCCGTACAGGATTTGGCGGGCAAATGGACGGTGGAAGCCCTGTCCGACCAACTCTCCGAACTGGCCGACACCATCCTTACCCTCACCCTCGAACACGCCTGGCGCGAAATGCCGAAAAAACACCGCCAACACCCCGCCTTCGCCGTGATCGGCTACGGCAAACTCGGCGGCAAAGAACTCGGCTACACCTCCGACCTCGACCTCGTCTACCTCTACGACGACCCCCATCCCGATGCCGCCCACACCTACGCCCGCCTCGCCAACCGCCTCACCAACTGGCTCTCCGCCGCCACCGGCGCGGGCACGCTCTACCAAACCGACCTGCGCCTGCGCCCCGACGGCGACAGCGGCTTCATCGTCCACAGCCTCGCCGCCTTTGAAAAATACCAGCGCGGCCACGCCTGGACATGGGAGCACCAAGCCCTCACCCGCGCCCGCTTCGTCTGCGGCGATGCCGCCATTCAGACGGCCTTCGAACGCATCCGCAGCGACATCCTCACCCTGCCGCGCGACAGAGCCGCCCTCAAAAACGACATCCTCGCCATGCGCGAAAAAATCGCCGCCGCCCACCCGCCGCAGGATAACGACGTCAAATACGCACGCGGCGGCATCGTCGACGTCGAATTCACCGTGCAATACCTCATCCTCGCCCACGCCCGCGAATTTCCCGCCCTGCTCGACAACTACGGCAACATCGCCCTTTTGGGCACGGCGGCGGAAAACGGTCTCGCCGACCCCACCCTCTGCGGCCGAGCCCGCCGCGCCTACCGCCGCTTCCGCGCCTGCCAGCACAGCGCCGTCCTCGACGAAGCGCAAACCCCCGCCGCCGACAGCGAAACCCTCTCCGCCTACACCGCCGTGCGCGCCTTGCAGCGCCAAGTCTTCGGCACGGATGGGGAAGCGGAAGAGGCCGTCTGA
- a CDS encoding peptidylprolyl isomerase encodes MKSHTKILAAALIGAAFQTAFAADIKTVDGIAAVAGDSVVTMSQFERALAEAKRRIPAAQRPSENELRRHVLAQLVNRALVVQAGKRRGLSASEAEVDEAIALAAAQKHVSIDKFYADALKEGAPKSAVRRETAEQIIAEKVQQQAVLQSARVSDAEVDAAIARAQQQGIAIPAGEPVRQYRAQHILIKAEKENASAAAEAVIRKIQNQAAAGRDFGELARQYSQDPGSAQQNGDLGWFGDGVMVPEFESTVKKLKKGQISRPVKTQFGWHLIKLTDTREAGTPEERRRNAVRQYIMEQKAAQAGSQLLQQLHEGAFVDVRLK; translated from the coding sequence ATGAAATCCCACACGAAAATCCTCGCTGCCGCCCTTATCGGCGCAGCCTTTCAGACGGCCTTTGCCGCCGACATCAAAACCGTGGACGGCATCGCCGCCGTAGCGGGCGACAGCGTCGTCACCATGAGCCAGTTCGAACGCGCGCTGGCGGAAGCCAAACGCCGTATCCCCGCCGCGCAGAGGCCGTCTGAAAACGAACTGCGCCGCCACGTCCTCGCCCAACTCGTCAACCGCGCGCTTGTCGTACAGGCGGGCAAACGGCGCGGCCTCTCCGCCAGCGAGGCCGAGGTAGACGAAGCCATCGCCCTGGCAGCCGCGCAAAAACACGTTTCCATCGACAAATTCTATGCCGACGCCTTGAAAGAAGGCGCGCCCAAGTCCGCCGTGCGCCGCGAAACCGCAGAGCAGATCATCGCCGAAAAAGTGCAGCAGCAGGCCGTATTGCAGAGCGCGCGCGTCAGCGACGCCGAAGTGGATGCCGCCATCGCCCGCGCGCAGCAGCAGGGCATCGCCATCCCCGCAGGCGAACCCGTGCGCCAATACCGCGCCCAACACATCCTGATCAAAGCCGAAAAAGAAAACGCCTCGGCCGCCGCCGAAGCCGTTATCCGCAAAATCCAAAACCAGGCCGCCGCCGGGCGCGATTTCGGCGAGCTGGCGCGGCAGTATTCGCAAGACCCCGGCAGCGCGCAGCAAAACGGCGATTTGGGCTGGTTCGGCGACGGCGTGATGGTGCCCGAATTCGAAAGCACGGTGAAAAAACTGAAAAAAGGCCAGATCAGCCGCCCCGTCAAAACCCAGTTCGGCTGGCACCTGATCAAGCTCACCGACACCCGCGAGGCGGGCACGCCCGAAGAGCGCCGCCGCAACGCCGTGCGCCAATACATCATGGAACAGAAAGCCGCCCAAGCCGGTTCGCAGCTCTTGCAGCAGCTGCACGAGGGCGCCTTTGTCGATGTGCGCCTGAAATAA